The following coding sequences are from one Lolium rigidum isolate FL_2022 chromosome 6, APGP_CSIRO_Lrig_0.1, whole genome shotgun sequence window:
- the LOC124662638 gene encoding putative F-box/FBD/LRR-repeat protein At4g03220 → MEGQGEPPNQRAALPLAAAPDAAPTVPGGRRDYFGRLPDHLLLRILLRLSTEEAAQTSVLSQRWRGVWAQLPRLEFYHVESSVPARALAVYGELDIESLTVYSNQMDCQSTASWLSLAAPRLSGMLYFDNNHTVSQETMQSFLHEDDNEAVMQRGSFELPCFKKATAIRMDLGFLGLALPPAGVFDALRVMRLVNFWSRDQFGISDTVLPSLQEFFIRRVRGLTVLTLKSKSLLDIHLSFLPQLQNLDIVSPSLNKLEVTFCFYDVPESRANIAAERLEILRWEVPCVPDTVNLRKMSSIWVLGAPPVSTLWQETISAEFLNCFQAVDNLELDMIFGVSSSSLLQYLIVLSQFHQILEVEKQV, encoded by the coding sequence ATGGAAGGCCAGGGAGAACCCCCCAACCAGCGCGCAGCGCTCCCCCTCGCGGCCGCGCCCGACGCCGCCCCTACGGTTCCCGGAGGCCGCAGAGATTACTTCGGCCGCCTCCCCGACCACCTCCTCCTACGCATCCTCCTCCGGCTCTCCACGGAGGAAGCCGCCCAGACGAGCGTCCTCTCTCAGCGATGGCGCGGCGTATGGGCTCAACTTCCCCGCCTCGAATTCTACCATGTGGAATCCTCCGTGCCCGCCCGCGCCCTCGCCGTCTACGGGGAGCTCGACATCGAGAGCCTCACCGTCTACTCAAACCAGATGGACTGCCAGAGTACAGCCTCCTGGCTGTCCCTCGCCGCACCCCGCCTTTCCGGTATGCTCTACTTCGACAACAATCATACTGTGTCGCAGGAGACGATGCAGTCGTTTCTGCACGAAGACGACAACGAGGCGGTGATGCAAAGAGGCTCGTTTGAGTTGCCGTGCTTCAAGAAAGCCACAGCCATTCGGATGGACCTTGGCTTTCTTGGCCTAGCGCTGCCACCGGCTGGCGTCTTTGATGCGCTCAGGGTGATGCGGCTGGTCAACTTCTGGTCCCGAGACCAATTTGGTATCAGCGATACTGTGCTGCCGTCATTGCAGGAGTTCTTCATCCGCAGGGTCCGTGGGCTGACCGTACTCACTCTCAAATCGAAGTCTCTCCTGGATATTCATCTGTCCTTCCTTCCTCAGCTTCAGAATCTTGACATCGTGTCTCCAAGCCTCAACAAGTTAGAAGTGACGTTTTGCTTTTATGATGTGCCGGAATCAAGGGCAAACATTGCTGCCGAGAGATTGGAGATTCTCAGGTGGGAAGTACCTTGCGTTCCAGATACTGTCAACCTCAGAAAGATGTCATCCATCTGGGTGCTTGGAGCCCCTCCAGTATCCACTCTTTGGCAGGAAACAATTTCTGCTGAATTTCTCAATTGCTTTCAAGCAGTTGACAACCTTGAGCTCGATATGATTTTTGGTGTGAGTTCCTCTTCTCTTTTACAGTACCTAATTGTGCTTTCACAGTTTCACCAAATCTTGGAAGTGGAAAAACAGGTATAG
- the LOC124662640 gene encoding uncharacterized protein LOC124662640, producing MLLVVAISRAHLAAVMPPLLFPPAKTLFLSHFPPPPSPTPRLQLRRATATAAGDDAAASGTTARERRLAKVREERRRRDYDRQHTYPGWARVLENACRDDEEMRAILGDSIGNPELMKQRIQERVRKKGREGFNRPKTGSVAAFKVSFRDFNPLNAFIWFELFGEPTDRDVDLLGGVIQAWYVMGRLGAFNSSNLQLANSMLDFDPSYDSDEASAVMPSSFHDISDVEFQDSWGRVWVDLGTSDYLGLDVLLNCLTQLSSEHMGIKQVVFGGRKLGDWEEGMTSSDYGYKHFKI from the exons ATGCTCCTG GTGGTGGCCATCTCGCGTGCTCACCTCGCAGCAGTCATGCCGCCGCTGCTATTCCCACCTGCTAAAACTCTATTCCTATCCCACTTCCCACCACCGCCTTCACCTACACCTCGCCTTCAGCTCCGGCGCGCCACCGCCACGGCCGCCGGCGACGATGCGGCAGCGTCCGGCACGACTGCCAGGGAGCGGCGCCTGGCCAAGGTGCgggaggagcgccgccgccgggattACGACCGCCAGCACACCTACCCCGGCTGGGCCAG GGTGCTGGAGAACGCCTGCAGGGATGACGAGGAGATGCGCGCCATCCTCGGCGACAGCATCGGGAATCCAGAGCTCATGAAGCAAAGG atccaagaaagggtgCGCAAGAAAGGCAGAGAGGGCTTCAATAGACCCAAGACGGGCTCTGTCGCCGCATTTAAAGTCAGCTTCCGAGA CTTCAACCCGTTAAATGCTTTCATTTGGTTCGAACTCTTTGGAGAGCCAACTGATCGAGATGTCGACCTTCTTGGCGGT GTAATTCAGGCTTGGTATGTCATGGGAAGGCTTGGAGCGTTCAACTCTTCAAATTTGCAG CTGGCCAATTCAATGTTGGACTTTGACCCTTCGTATGATTCTGATGAAGCTTCTGCTGTGATGCCTTCATCTTTCCACGATATCAGTGATGTTGAGTTTCAAGACAGTTGGGGCAGAGTATG GGTGGACCTTGGCACTTCAGATTATCTTGGGTTGGATGTATTACTGAACTGTCTTACACAATTAAGCTCAGA ACACATGGGCATCAAACAAGTGGTTTTTGGCGGCAGAAAACTTGGCGACTGGGAGGAAGGCATGACAAGCTCCGACTATGGATACaagcatttcaaaatataa